A stretch of DNA from Malus sylvestris chromosome 9, drMalSylv7.2, whole genome shotgun sequence:
GTATCTGCATAACCGACATAAGGAGTGCCATGTTAATATCATACTGATTGTAGTTTCTCTTTCTGATTTCTGTGGtgcaaaaatatcaagtaaaaaCATGTACCTCCCCTATGATTGGACTATCAGAGAAGGCTTTTACACCATCTTGAAATCTTGGGGCAATGCTCCGTACTTGTTCAACAATATTTCTTTCCCTACAAACAAGTGAAATGTTAATTGCCAAATACCAAGATTGGTGGTCCGCATGAGATCAATGCTGTTTCGTCCAGATTCTAAACATGGTTGGTTCCTTAAAAGTTGGAACCCAGATAACTTTGCTTTTAAATAGTTTGaaccaagcaaataagaacATACTTGTAGATCTTGAGTGTTTCAATTGCAACTGCACAGGCTACGGGGTGTCCAGAATATGTAAACCCGTGAGAAAAAGAACCTGGCACAAAAGAAATCATCTTGTTCAACAATAATACCTTGGAATGGAATTTGATTAGCTTATAGTACCAACATACCAAGCTTGCTGCTTTGAGAGTGTATGACATCTGAAACTTCTGGGCTCACAAGAACAGCGCCAATTGGCATATATGCAGAAGAAAGAGCCTGGAACATCCAACAACTCAGCAATGAGGAAACAAATATTTCTGTACGATGTGAGAGTGCAGTTCTGTATTTGTAGTTTTGTACATAGTTTCATTTTTACCTTTGCCACAGACACAAGGTCTGGTTTAATGTTGTATTTGTCACACCCATACATGTAGCCAAGCCTTCCAAATGCACAGATTACCTTAAGAAGTAAAGAAATAAAGCCTAAGCTTAACAACCAACATATAAAGCTGGCTTGAAAGATCAGTTTACATTAAGGAAAAGAATTCCATATACCTCGTCGGCAATAAATAGAATGTCATATTTCTTCACAACAGCTTGAACCTGCATCAAATAGGAAATGCTTGTCCATTACAAAGATTGAGAGCGACAGAGTCGTGTCTGTTCTGAATGAAACAACACATTAAAGCTTGCAATCATCCAGTAGCAGTAATTCCCATAATGAATTAAATCAACACAAAGCAGGACAAGTATAAACCAAGTATGGGATGAAGTATGAATCACTTAAAAGATATATTTCAGCTCATCTCACTGTAGTGGACTTGATAACATGAATGGTTCAGTGAAAACAACTTATATAATCGGCTTTATAGACACTAACACAGTAGGCCCAACCCAGCTAATAGTACAACAGTTTTAGAATAGCCTATACACATCAGGTGACAAAACCAAAACGGcattaaatttaaaatgaagCTTGAGCTCAGACACCTATTGTGATAACTAAGTACATCTAGTGAAGCATTTGCAGTACTGTTCAGTTTGTAACACAATGTGCAAAAGCTCACCTTTTCAAAATAAGTTGCAGGTGGAGTTATAACACCGCCTGCGCCCATGACAGGTTCAGCAATGAACGCAGCAATCTGAAAGTAGCAAACACACCGgctcaaaaacacaaagtacCCTCGGAATTTCAAGATTTTGAACAATTCACCTGAATAACTTACCGTCTCTGGTCCCTCTTTGAGGATAAGATTTTCCAAATTGTTGGCTAATCTTGTAGAGAACTCTTCTTCTGTCTCACCTGGCATATATCAAGCTAAAACTTTAATAAAATCAGTCACAGTTAAATCTCAAAGATTAGATCAGTGTAAAAATAGACCTGGAAGGTGATGGCGCCAATAATGTGGGCAGTCAGTGTGCAATACAAATGGAGCTGGAAGATCAAACTTTTGATGCAAAGCAGGGAGGCTGTGAAAAAAGAATTTAGAGTCAATGGACTGAAGGATGATTTTTCGTGCAAAATTCTCAAGAATATTTATCCTACCCAGAAAGACTTGCGGCTATTAAAGTTGAACCATGGTACCTGTTAGGATGAAAAGGCAACATCAAAGGACTGGTTACAATAACTGAAGCAAataaagagaaaacaaaaggaGTTGAGAAAGTTGAAAATACGATTTATGTCGAGCTATGAATTTCTTTTTATCTGGGCGTCCAAGTGCATTATTATAATACCAAAccagcttcacctacaaagcaaATATTTCAAATAGTTAAAAAGACCTGTGATAACCAAACTGGATATTAATTTCTATAATATCATTTTTGAACTCCTGAATAAACAAAGCAGTTCAACTGGTTACGTTCACATGAATTGGGTATTCAGGCAACTCAGATATCTTCAAACTTTGCAGAGTTCATAAGCTTTTCAGATTTTGAACTTTCCTTTGATAATTACATGGAAATCAAATTGAACAAGTATAAATAATTGTTTCATCTAAGATGGAAAAGTGAATTTTGATTGAAGTTACATTTTACATACTTTTACATGACACTAAACTTCAACTAATTGTTGAGagaataattaatcaattaatacaATGCATTTGGACGAAGTAGCCAAATTGGAGGACTTCGATATCTTTCTTATTGGCATGAAGCAGAACTATGAAATTGGAAACTGTAATCAAATTAATTTCTTCTACGATTGAATCAAACCTGAGTATCATTGGCTTCAGATCCACTATTAGTAAAGAAGGCTTTTGCCATTTTTGTAGCTGTAAAAGTTTCTAGAAGTTCTTTTGCCAAGTCCTGTAAAAGAAAATATGTTGCTGAATATCACATGCAGGCATTTTAAGAATGTATCCATTAAACTATGTGGAACAGAAAATAATGAATCTAGAATTGCATATTAATATAAAAGAAACTAGGAAgtaaagaaacaaaatgaataCCAAAGATGGTCTAGTAGTACGATTCCAAAATGAGTGGTAAAATGGCAAGGTATTCAACTGTTTAGTTGCAGCCGCAACCAGTTGAGGTTCATTTCCACCTGCAAgtttaaacaataaaaatatttgaattcaAGTAATTTATTCAACATATCTACTTTTACACAAATACACATAACAAACTTACAATAGTGAGGTCAGGAAAAGCTACAATAAGATAACAGGGGTAGATTAGGATAAAGGCTAATAAAGGAGGTCAAAGATACTAGTGCAAATAGTCTGATTCAAGAGCAGAGTGCGCAAGAAAGCAGTAAATACAAGTCTAAGAGAGGGCGACGGTATTCTAAGATACTTAATCCACATTATCACTGCAAAATATAAGCATACTCGAGACTTCTTAcctttttctatttcatttttttttaatagtaatAATAAAAGCTGAGGAATATGAGAAGTTAAGTTTGGTTGTGAGCCATGACACTCCTTAAGAAGTAAAGAGGAAGATGCAAGCTTCAAGCTGAAGAACAAAAATAATGGGAAACAAATCTTTCACACCTAATGCTGTGCACCATAGACCCGCAAGAGCATCAAGATACTTCTTCCCATTGCTGTCATAAGCATAGCTACCCTGATACCAAGAATGAAAAACATTCAATGACTTCAAAAAAAATCAACTTTGAAAATAAGAAGTACATACAATAATATAAACCAGAGTTAATCCTATTTTCACAGAGATACCTCAGACTTTTCTATAATCAAAGGATGCAAATCAGTACTCTGCCACCCAGGTGTGAAGGGTGCAAGCATATCATGGCCCTTGAACCTGAGAAAATCAATATTTGTCAACAACAAAGCTGTGACAAATTGGATTATATTGTGCACACACGTAAATGTATAGGCTATTATGCATGTACACTAATTAATACAGTGAAGATGCAGAACAGCAAATGCATGAAATACACATGAtcatatacaaaataaaagtATCCTGAAAGGGGGATTACTGTGTAGATTGTTGATGATAGAACACCACCTACCCGAGGCCTTTTTCAACAGTTGTTGGTTCTTCCTTTTGCACAGATGACCCTGTACTATAGGACCGGGCCAGAAAGGGAACCATAAAGAGATGCTCCTGTGGACTTCTAGATACAGCAGCATATTTTGTAGATGAAACAAGCTGTAAACAAGAAAGATGGAAATTATTGAAACTTCTCCAAATGTGTAGTGAGTGTGTGTCTGATCATATGTATAAAACTCGCCATCACGAATGGGGCGTTAACTTGTGAGAAAAATAAACTTTCAATCTTTATGAGCAGTTTAGAAGTAACAAAGAAAATGGGAAGGCCATCTCGGCATTAACAAGTAACACTTTATGAGAGGTTATATCAGCCGGTGCAGTTAGTTATATGTTTCACATGTTTCCTGGCTCCAAatacttaaaactaaaaatttgatttaTCTTCCTTTACAATATTTACTCAGCAACAAAATGGCTTTTAGAACTGAATAGGAAAAAGCAAAAATATAGTCATATAAACATAACACGCGCATAAAAGGCACGGCCAGCGATAAATTTAAGAAACAAACCTAAATTACAACGTTACTTTGATCCCAACTTCAACTGTACAAAATGGCAATTAAAAACGAGTTTGAGATACTCAgttaaagtccttattttttcCCAGCATTTTCTCAAAGTTCACATGCAAGTAGTGAAGTGGAAAGTCACAGGAGGgatctccccccccccccccccctttttttttattaattataagTTGATCCACAAAGGCAGGAAGAAACACAAAGCTTCAAGCATTCGGATAAGGCATAAAAAGTCGAAGAAAATCAAAAGGGTAACTGAATTTTAGCTTTTCCAACATTTCAGCAAAGAAACGTAGACTTCAAGCAGGAAAAGGCATCAACAAACAAACTGATCAAACCAGAAAGATCAAAACTTTATCAAAAATCTACAAAATGAAATGATCAAACCAGCAATCATACTCGCACAACTTGTTCTTCAATCTGCGGTTTCCAGAACATATCAATCAGAAAACACATACAGGAAGATGTAAtccaaaaaaaaaccaaacggGTATTCGGGATTAAAGATTTGATACCTGGGTTCTGAGATTGGATCGAAGAAAACGGCTGATCCCCATCTTTTGAAATTACTTTTATCTTCCCCAGCAAAACATGCAAAGGAGAAGCAGAGTGTTCTTCAGTGACTGAGAGGCTGTGAGTGCCTTTGGTGACGGGTCGGTCTTTTCAATACTGAAGCGAACTTGAATATTTACACTGTTAGCTAACTTGCTTACATTTAGGACTActttatttttacaaaaaagaaaaacaaattagtATTATTGGAGAAGTTCCCACAATTTCTTCGTGTATGATTTGGAGAATTTATTGAATTCTTCACACCTGAACATGAATATTAGAAACTAAAATTGCATTTTAAAAACAAGATTTAAACAAAGATTTGGAACTCCAGATTTAACCGACTATGTTTTGCCTACTATTTTGTGGAGGTGAAAATCTGCCATAGTATGTGGTGGGATACCtcataaaaattattttctccCATTTTATTAATGTTTTAAATAGTactaataaaaataatgtaAGTTTTGAACACATGATAAAGAACGCAAAAGACGTAAGGCATTAGAATATAAATCAATTATTCATCAGATATTGTATTTTATGTCACAATGACTCAAACATTTGTCATCTTTCCCCTTCATTATCTTCTtcaatatcaaaacaatagGATAGTGGTATTAacacacttttttttacttctgactcttttttttttttttcgaccgTCAGGGccgaatgaattaaaaaaaaatcaacagtcaaattaacaaaaacatgTGAATAGTAAAAATAGTATGCGAATAGTACTATCCAACAAATATGTGCATTTTTCATTTGGTTTCCCTCAAAATATCCGAGGAGCATTTGCATTTTTGCGTTTCATCCTGTTTCACATATGCTTTTTGGGGTCAATGTCGCGTTTCATTGTTTTAAGGTTTGTGGTGTTTGATCCGAATGCCCCAACTGCCCGTGCTCGAACAACATATACGATAGGGGACACAAATGCAAATTCACCCACTCCCTCGTGACATATCAACCTACAACATGTCTCTGTCTCAATCAATTACATACTACTATGCGTTGAACTTTTTGTGCACAGTAATGTTTTATGCGTTAAACTTTTATGCATTGTAATGTGTTATAAATTTTTACGCATTGTATAGTAGTGCAACATTTTGTTTAACTTTTGTAACGCGACATTTTCATTCATTGAAGTCTTTCTCGCTCTAGTGGCTCCTGTTTATAACCAGGCACCAAGACAACCAAAGGAGAATAGTAACACATATTTTTCCATTTGGTTCATGGGATCTGGCAATGAGTCGTTTTAGAAAAAATAATGTCACGGAGACTAAATTTATgaacaaagttttgaaaactaaaggacataaaaattaattattagtttattacttACACGTCGATAAACATGTTTATTCTTATTGGTGatatatcatttagtttgtaaatttagtctctAAATTTCTTCATAGTATTACCCTTTTAGAAAAGCCTTCTGGTCCATTTTTCTATATTTGTAGCAAACGTCCAAGCCTGATAATGGAGTTGTTTGATGGGGATAATATAAACaatataattaaacaaaaatttatatatGAGAGCATTAAACAACATTATCATGTGGATAATCTAAACTATAACCAAAGTTTAAAATATTAACGAAACTGTTGATATTTTCATTGAAATATCAAAAAAAGTAAGGATCCATATGGAAAATGTGGTGAAATACAAACTTCATTCTATATCAACAAAATATAGGAAAATCAATGAAGATCGATGATATTTACCGATTCACTGCAGAAATTTTTTCGAAACCAACTACATATTtcgaacttttgaattttttttgagaaatttttctttaaatgcGACTAAATCTGAATGAGTTGATATAGCAAACATTGCTAGTTTCCATAATTTCCATTGAAGTAAATCCATATCGATATCAGCAtcaatattttcataaatttgtTGAGGTGGGAGATTTGAATGTGAAATCTTATCCAATATTAAGTGgccatattttttaataatcgaACAATGTCGTATCATAAACTCTCGTAAATCcttttcaaaacataaaaacacttgTAAATCATCCTTAAGTTTGTCAAAGCCAATGGAACTTGCTGAAAATTATTTATCACGCGTATTTCTATAGGGAACTGTTATTGGTACTTtaaaaatatcatttgacaCTCATcgtctttttctttctaaatatataaAGTTTAGAATGCTAAATGAgaattttgaagtgctaataacaattattTGTCTATAAATCATTATATTTTGGGTTAAGCAAAGAAGATGGCAAAAGAATGGGAGGAATCTGCATTTGCCTTGGAATTGAATTGTAATTGTTGAAATGAATGCAACAAAATATTGTAAAATTAAATGAGACGCAAATGTTCTAATTATGTTGAGAATAAATTGGAGCACTGGTTCTAACACAATGGTCGAATTGCAGTCTTGGTCTACCAAAAAATGATCAAATTGCAgtgttggtttaaaaataaaaaattatttgaagtaTTTGAATTaactattataatttttttttcttcaacacaTACTGTATCACAATTTCAAATCCTCCCTTTTCTGATGTAACTTAGTGCATAGAATAtcgttttttttaatgaaaattaagggggtgtattcaattgggattttaaaggattttaattcttttaatgaatctaggggtattcaattgggattttaaatgattctctgaaattttaggtgacacaccccgtcccgaaggagggcatgctggccgtcacgtgagagtgacgtaaccatttgcacagtacggaagctttaattatacaatttataagttgatacacccgaaggtgcgtcctaattttgtccaatctgtcagaacaccgtcgaattcctcgtagtcaccacacctttgtgattcctgaacctggaggggcgcaaaaccaaaattaagtgggtcagtaaaacaattcttttccaaatccaaacatttctcaaaacgttgtaacccctctccgtaaaacctgtatactttcccagaaatgtaaaatataaatatacatatatattctcaaaacttcataactactatctcaacatttttctttatcaatcatgccatgccatgtctaattcaacagttaagtatggatgcatcaacaataatcatatcaggtgcaagaaagtaatcaaccggaggccctctaatagcctgtacggttgaacctagagctcaaaatctatcactctcacactctgccggagtcactccgcgtgacctgtacggccttctgcacacaagttacgctctagtgcttctcataaatcatctgtgcacataatctaaggtcacccaccagtcggaatctcactaacactctcgcgactggcctgtcgtacccactccgcgtggactgtacgactagcatctacttggatccaaggcgagcgtgcgatgcggtgaatactataagcactaaactatggtgcaggatttgagctcaatatacatcaacatcatcataacagaaataaatactcacctgtgcgtccaccgcaccatttcatacatatgcatcataaatcaattcttacctgtgcgtccaccgcaccaattcatacatatgcatcatatattaattcatgcatggcatttcaactcacatttctatatacttttcatatcaattctatgcatggtatttcacttcccgtttttccacataactcatatgcatttcattttaaacatattttcatttcaattcaatttctgggaaacgtcaagtatatatatatacggaaaacaaaactgcccactcacctggagtt
This window harbors:
- the LOC126582849 gene encoding vanillin aminotransferase-like isoform X2 translates to MGISRFLRSNLRTQLVSSTKYAAVSRSPQEHLFMVPFLARSYSTGSSVQKEEPTTVEKGLGFKGHDMLAPFTPGWQSTDLHPLIIEKSEGSYAYDSNGKKYLDALAGLWCTALGGNEPQLVAAATKQLNTLPFYHSFWNRTTRPSLDLAKELLETFTATKMAKAFFTNSGSEANDTQVKLVWYYNNALGRPDKKKFIARHKSYHGSTLIAASLSGLPALHQKFDLPAPFVLHTDCPHYWRHHLPGETEEEFSTRLANNLENLILKEGPETIAAFIAEPVMGAGGVITPPATYFEKVQAVVKKYDILFIADEVICAFGRLGYMYGCDKYNIKPDLVSVAKALSSAYMPIGAVLVSPEVSDVIHSQSSKLGSFSHGFTYSGHPVACAVAIETLKIYKERNIVEQVRSIAPRFQDGVKAFSDSPIIGEIRGTGLILGTEFTDNKSPNDPFPAEWGVGAYFGAQCEKHGMLIRVAGDNIMMSPPFIMTPCEVDELISLYGKALKDTEEYVKELKSKQK
- the LOC126582849 gene encoding vanillin aminotransferase-like isoform X1, with the protein product MGISRFLRSNLRTQIEEQVVRLVSSTKYAAVSRSPQEHLFMVPFLARSYSTGSSVQKEEPTTVEKGLGFKGHDMLAPFTPGWQSTDLHPLIIEKSEGSYAYDSNGKKYLDALAGLWCTALGGNEPQLVAAATKQLNTLPFYHSFWNRTTRPSLDLAKELLETFTATKMAKAFFTNSGSEANDTQVKLVWYYNNALGRPDKKKFIARHKSYHGSTLIAASLSGLPALHQKFDLPAPFVLHTDCPHYWRHHLPGETEEEFSTRLANNLENLILKEGPETIAAFIAEPVMGAGGVITPPATYFEKVQAVVKKYDILFIADEVICAFGRLGYMYGCDKYNIKPDLVSVAKALSSAYMPIGAVLVSPEVSDVIHSQSSKLGSFSHGFTYSGHPVACAVAIETLKIYKERNIVEQVRSIAPRFQDGVKAFSDSPIIGEIRGTGLILGTEFTDNKSPNDPFPAEWGVGAYFGAQCEKHGMLIRVAGDNIMMSPPFIMTPCEVDELISLYGKALKDTEEYVKELKSKQK